TAAAAGAATTTCATTGCCGAAGGTAGATAAAAAGCGCAGGCGCTTGATGCTTTATGAAATAAAAGATACATCAGAACTGGCGCCGGGCTGTATGGGCATCCCTGAACCCGCTATTCTCAGGGGCAGAAAAACGGCTTTGAAGGATATTGATGTTGTCGTAGTTCCGGGGGCAGGCTTTGATATTTACGGCAATCGTCTTGGATACGGGGCAGGTTATTATGATAAGTTGTTATCAGGGATTAGAGATTGGGGATTAGGGATTAGGGAGCAGAAAAACAAGAATTTTACCAAGTCCCAAACCCGAACCCCGAAACCCTTTCTTATCGCCCTTGCATTTGAGGAGCAAATTATTCCCAAAGTGCCAAATGAAGGGCATGATATAAAGATAGACAAGATAGTTACGGAGAAAAGGATTGTGAATTGCAAAACAGAGGGTTCAAGGATGCAAGGGGTCAAGGGGTCAAGCGGCGGAGTCAATTATTTTTAAATATTGTGTTCACTGGAATCCTGGAATCCTGGAATCCTCTAACCCTGTTAGTTAGATATGGATAAAAAGAAGATTGAAAAAGGCGTAAGGCTCATCCTTGAAGGCATAGGCGAGGATGCAGAAAGGTCCGGGTTAAAGGATACTCCACGGCGCATTGCGGAAATGTATGAGGAGATTTTCGCAGGGCTTAAGACGCCGGTTGAGGAGATATTAAAGCCAATAGCAGGCGAGAGCCATGATGAGCTGGTGCTGCTTAAGGACATACCTTTTTATTCAGTATGTGAGCATCACTTTCTTCCTTTTATCGGAAAGGCTCATGTCGCATACATACCTTCAGGAGAGATAGTCGGCTTAAGCGAGCTTGCAAAGGCGCTGGAGATTTTCGCAAAGAGGCCTCAGGTGCAGGAGCGCCTTACGACCCAGCTTGCAGACCTGATAATGGAAAAGATCAAACCCAAGGGCGCAATGGTTATTATTGACGCAGAACATCTGTGCATGAGCATGAGGGGAATAAAAAAGCCCGGCTCCAGAACAGTTACATCAGCAGTCAGAGGGATATTCCGCACCAAGCGGTCCACAAGGGAAGAACTGCTGGAATTAATAAAAAAAGGGGTTTAGAGATTAGGTGTTAGGGATTGGAAAATTCTTGTTTTTCTGCTCCCTAAGCCCTAATCCCAAATCCCAGGAATACAGGAGGGAAACATGTCAGCAAAGATTATAAGCGGAACAGAAATTGCCGCACAGATAAGGGAAGAGCTAAAAAAAGAAGTTGCAGAATTAAAGGACAAACATGGGGTAGCGCCGGGACTGGTTACTATTCTTGTAGGTAAAAATCCCGCCTCTGTCAGTTATGTCACCGGCAAGCAGAAGACTGCGCACGAGCTTGGTTTCAATTCCATACAGGACGACCAGTCTGAGAATCTCTCAGAAGCCGACCTGCTTAAGCTTATTGACAAATACAACAAAGATCCCAAAATACACGGCATACTTGTTCAGCTCCCGCTGCCCAAACACATTGATGAGAAAAAGGTGCTGAACGCCATTGACCCGGATAAAGATGTGGATGGGTTTCACCCGGTCAATGTCGGCCGTTTAATGATTGGCGGCGCTGAGGTTAAATTCCTGCCGTGCACGCCTGCAGGCATTCAAGAGCTGATTGTCCGCGCCGGCTTTGAAACCTCCGGGGCTGAAGTCGTTGTTGTCGGACGCTCAAACATTGTAGGCAAGCCCATTGCCAACATAATGCTTCAGAAGGGCAGGGGTGCCAATGCAACGGTCACAATAGTGCACACAGGCACGAAGAACCTTGAGGCACACTGCAAGCGCGCAGACATACTTATCGTTGCCGCAGGCGTACCCGGCCTGGTAAAACCTGAATGGATTAAGCCCGGCGCCTGCGTCATAGACGTCGGAGTAAACCGAGTGGGTGAAAAATTAAGCGAAAAGACCGGCAAGATAGTGCCGATACTGAAGGGAGACGTTGACTTTGATGCGGCCAAGGAAATAGCCGGCGCCATCACTCCCGTGCCTGGCGGCGTAGGTCCGATGACTATAACCATGCTGATGAAAAACACTGTTGCCTCTGCAAAGATGCATGCAGGCTTATCGTTGAAGTAAAGTGGGGTGTATTAACAAAGGCATACATGCCCTCAAAACTTTAAGAACGCAACATAATTATTATCTGTCATGCTGCAAAAAGTTTTGAGTTTTTGCCTTTAAACTATTTGATAAAAGGCAGCATGACGTTAAGGTGTTGCCCTTAAAGTTTTTCAGGCACATATGCCTTTATTAATTTGGCATTTGGGTTTTGGAATTTGAAATTTAAGGCATACATGTCTTTTTATAAGAAAGCAATCTATAAGAGACTAAGGTTTAAGGAGAGGATTAATGTCTATAAGCAATAGCAAAGCTGAAACTGTACCCTATAAGCCCTACGGCGCTGAGATTAAAGAGACAAGGCCTTATTCGCCCTGCCGCGCCGCATGTCCGGTGCACACTGATGTGCAGGCATATGTGGGGCTGATTGCTCAGGGGCGGTACACAGAAGCATTTGAGGTCATTACTTCAGTGAACCCAATCGCAGCGGTCTGCTCAATGATATGTCATCATCCATGCGAGCAGGCGTGCAGGCGGTGCGCTGTTGACGAGCCTCTGTCAGTGCGTCATTTGAAACGGTTTGCCATTGAGCAGTCAAAGGACTACCGCCGCAGAAAGAGAAGGCTCATTCAGAAAACTAAAAATAAAAGCATCGGCATCATCGGGTCAGGCCCTTCGGGACTGGCTGCTGCAAATGACTTAGCTGAATTGGGTTATAGCGTTACCATTTATGAACGGCATCCTGCGCTTGGCGGTATGCTTGCATCTGCAATCCCGCCCTACCGTTTGCCGAGAGAAGTTTTGAAAGAAGACATTGACGATGTCATTGCCAAAGGGGTTGAGGTAAAGACGAACTGCGAAATCGGCAGGGATGTAAAACTTGACGACCTTGCGAAGAAACACGACGCAGTGCTTATTGCAATAGGTCTTTCCCTGAGCCGGTCGCTGAACATACCCGGAGTGGAAGGCGCAGGCGTACTTCTTGCAATACCTTTTCTTGAGGATGTGGCATTTAACCGGAAGCCCGCACTTGGGAAAAAGGTTCTGGTTATCGGCGGCGGAAACGTTGCCATGGACGTGGCCCG
This DNA window, taken from Nitrospirota bacterium, encodes the following:
- the folE gene encoding GTP cyclohydrolase I FolE; translated protein: MDKKKIEKGVRLILEGIGEDAERSGLKDTPRRIAEMYEEIFAGLKTPVEEILKPIAGESHDELVLLKDIPFYSVCEHHFLPFIGKAHVAYIPSGEIVGLSELAKALEIFAKRPQVQERLTTQLADLIMEKIKPKGAMVIIDAEHLCMSMRGIKKPGSRTVTSAVRGIFRTKRSTREELLELIKKGV
- a CDS encoding 5-formyltetrahydrofolate cyclo-ligase, with the translated sequence MKKYLREKLLKKRDIISLRKRMEKGALIIKRLFRMSEFKKAESILFYASFKSEVDTINCLQAAITHGKRISLPKVDKKRRRLMLYEIKDTSELAPGCMGIPEPAILRGRKTALKDIDVVVVPGAGFDIYGNRLGYGAGYYDKLLSGIRDWGLGIREQKNKNFTKSQTRTPKPFLIALAFEEQIIPKVPNEGHDIKIDKIVTEKRIVNCKTEGSRMQGVKGSSGGVNYF
- the folD gene encoding bifunctional methylenetetrahydrofolate dehydrogenase/methenyltetrahydrofolate cyclohydrolase FolD; protein product: MSAKIISGTEIAAQIREELKKEVAELKDKHGVAPGLVTILVGKNPASVSYVTGKQKTAHELGFNSIQDDQSENLSEADLLKLIDKYNKDPKIHGILVQLPLPKHIDEKKVLNAIDPDKDVDGFHPVNVGRLMIGGAEVKFLPCTPAGIQELIVRAGFETSGAEVVVVGRSNIVGKPIANIMLQKGRGANATVTIVHTGTKNLEAHCKRADILIVAAGVPGLVKPEWIKPGACVIDVGVNRVGEKLSEKTGKIVPILKGDVDFDAAKEIAGAITPVPGGVGPMTITMLMKNTVASAKMHAGLSLK